Within Methanoculleus horonobensis, the genomic segment GCGCTCCCCGGACGTCCTCTTCGCCGGCGCGCTCGGTGCCGTAAAAACCCCCGGTGATGCAGACCTCGACGTCTCCGTGCATCAGGGTGACGTCCATGAGTTCGGCGTCGCAGGCAGCCACCACTTCACCGGCGCCCGGTATGCGGTGCACTTTCAGGTACATCACATACCGT encodes:
- a CDS encoding DUF424 domain-containing protein — protein: MYLKVHRIPGAGEVVAACDAELMDVTLMHGDVEVCITGGFYGTERAGEEDVRGALAGAENANIIGKRVVALAVAMGLVAENECIMIGDVPHVQIFRI